From the Fulvia fulva chromosome 2, complete sequence genome, one window contains:
- a CDS encoding Cytochrome P450 monooxygenase atnE, which translates to MANLPSIAEMRQFAYATVEKLPETTQRLLQAIASTSEQLHHVLAKGSHYCHELMSSRPELAGLLGTCTNSFQCLSSMAILGVLVATIAAYVVYQLYFHPLANYPGPLLGRLTQWYNVYHAYVGDKHILFYHLHQKHGTVVRFSPNSLSINDPVALKTIYAHGANVQKSVFYKCFRAAPQAISTLLATEKQHHARKRRIMGQAFSDTALRGFEQYVLGHTQDLVDRIGGVVGGSGLEKAGWSAPLDMANWCNWLVFDIMGDLVFGRSFGTLGEKPENRQGIFLLGRAARRNYTVAAMPALLYTRLEEYLPLLRGLYQDRCKYLAFGKKQVMERTKEQGQNGSPVVETGRRDIFSFLLHAKDPESGEGMPMPELWMEGNTLIVAGSDTTSTTLAATLYYLLHNPNTLTRLEREIRSTFTSSTEICTGPRMQSCTYLRACIDESMRLTPAVGGVLPREVLKGGLSIPSLGLHVPSGIDVGVPIYAIHHHSEYVIEPFKFDPSRWLGEKGHPQDKEALHAVFNPFSIGHRACLGKPLVYMELNIAIARLVWEYDTRLSEEQHVSGFIKKEIGTGKRQPGEYQLQDWFMSRNEGPWAEFRRREV; encoded by the exons ATGGCGAATCTGCCCAGCATCGCAGAAATGCGCCAATTTGCATATGCGACTGTCGAGAAGCTGCCCGAAACGACACAGCGACTATTACAGGCGATCGCGAGCACTTCAGAGCAATTGCATCATGTCCTGGCGAAAGGATCCCACTACTGCCACGAGCTGATGAGCTCGCGACCGGAGCTGGCTGGACTGCTTGGCACATGCACGAACTCGTTTCAATGCCTGTCTTCTATGGCGATACTGGGTGTGCTGGTTGCTACAATCGCCGCATATGTGGTGTACCAACTCTACTTCCACCCCTTAGCGAATTATCCTGGACCACTGCTTGGCCGGCTAACGCAGTGGTACAATGTCTACCATGCATACGTTGGTGATAAGCACATCCTCTTCTACCATCTGCATCAAAAACATGGCACTGTCGTGCGCTTTTCGCCCAACTCGCTATCGATCAACGACCCGGTGGCGCTAAAGACCATCTATGCACATGGCGCGAATGTCCAGAAGTCAGTCTTTTACAAGTGCTTCCGGGCTGCGCCGCAGGCCATCAGCACACTTCTAGCGACCGAGAAGCAGCATCATGCTCGCAAGCGAAGGATCATGGGTCAAGCATTCTCCGACACTGCGTTGAGAGGATTCGAACAGTATGTGCTTGGGCACACTCAGGACCTAGTTGATCGCATTGGCGGCGTCGTGGGTGGATCCGGTTTGGAGAAAGCAGGGTGGAGCGCACCACTGGATATGGCGAACTGGTGCAACTGGCTCGTATTCGACATCATGGGCGATTTGGTTTTTGGGCGATCGTTTGGCACTTTGGGCGAGAAGCCTGAGAATCGTCAAGGCATATTCCTTCTCGGCCGTGCTGCCCGAAGAAACTATACTGTCGCTGCGATGCCAGCATTGCTCTACACACGGCTCGAAGAGTATCTGCCCTTGCTTCGAGGGCTTTACCAGGATCGTTGCAAGTATCTCGCCTTTGGCAAGAAGCAAGTTATGGAGCGGACCAAGGAACAAGGTCAGAATGGCTCGCCTGTAGTGGAGACTGGACGCCGTGACATCTTCTCCTTTCTTCTCCATGCTAAGGATCCTGAGAGTGGCGAAGGCATGCCGATGCCAGAGCTGTGGATGGAGGGCAACACTTTGATCGTGGCTGGCTCCGATACCACATCAAC CACGCTTGCAGCAACCCTTTACTACCTCCTCCACAACCCTAACACACTGACCCGCCTCGAACGCGAGATCCGCAGCACTTTCACCTCCTCCACCGAGATATGCACAGGTCCCAGAATGCAATCCTGCACCTACCTCCGCGCCTGCATCGACGAATCAATGCGTCTCACGCCCGCAGTAGGCGGGGTGCTCCCTCGAGAAGTCCTCAAAGGCGGCCTCTCCATCCCGTCTTTAGGCCTGCACGTCCCATCTGGTATCGACGTTGGTGTCCCAATTTACGCCATCCACCATCACTCAGAATACGTCATCGAGCCATTCAAGTTCGACCCTAGTCGTTGGCTAGGCGAGAAAGGTCATCCTCAAGATAAGGAAGCGCTTCATGCCGTGTTCAATCCCTTCTCGATTGGACATAGGGCGTGTTTGGGGAAGCCGCTGGTGTATATGGAGTTGAATATTGCGATTGCGAGGTTAGTGTGGGAGTACGACACGAGGTTAAGCGAAGAACAGCATGTGAGTGGATTCATCAAGAAGGAGATTGGTACTGGAAAGAGGCAGCCGGGGGAGTACCAGTTGCAGGATTGGTTTATGAGTAGGAACGAAGGACCTTGGGCTGAGTTcaggagaagggaggtgtAA
- a CDS encoding GYF domain-containing protein mpd2 — protein sequence MAHSFASAAAGSHSSQNPSRDATSDWSRRTNGATQTFRRPSGATTATPGPQHNDPSAASLPPRYVPPHRNGVQPEHSRYNKDQLLDVYKSQQGANGALNEGLSGTFVGAWQPDTANGNSAGWGRTEHSRDNQPGPDICWDKEGNNEPLGLVELDDEERETFASSVNGPISTTNKGGQQTNGASGRKISISNAAGTPGVYGLPSPSVARGGGRRREASESYPFPPNNVSSPGGYNWEDQRAASPPAALLRRRTDLNLNKQDDKEGDEKSASTPHGTLKRNPTGPLSAGFNAPSSPWSTGPQSAGITPMGSFGNFGLGSSGSQQAVAGDKRTGLGSGRVESRFKNLLSKDSSEDIGQRPLERKTSMSSLARVNENETWRGQERNEQRNEILDEVDEDMPTGSAALAADADVSPPHPRQGFRGFGTPSRQGTQDELGFGAFGMTTDNTHGFGQGHLPGREGFQQTPAQQRLSQQVGGNEPMSPTDTNPYQSPEQHGVDRMTENNGDEGQDAPNTQLPGLGQFGGDHHQQLGLNGLGALPNLGRALGAQGPASDRSQTSSVGPNRGFPGLGGLGQLGNLSGAAAWPVTQGGSGTPNRQTAGISNSFGGSMFSNQMNDLNSPSLSGLGGPYGGSRMASMFPQAMHDQMRLGDNDGNSERGGQTFGGFGDMGRSVESHFANPGFSQGQEGGEGQFGAPGQHSQQPIGQPQDHSQAPSHAQNQLPGSSASNQPPAPQQRTMVMPDRMRWIYRDPQGQTQGPWTGLEMHDWYKAGFFSPELLVKKYEDPDYEPLAQLIRRIGNSREPFLVPQIGIPHGPATNAPTAWAGAGPVPAAASAGAPAPTPAGAQPPFASSFPSFGTTLTAEQQNALERRKQEEQYLMARQKEHLAQAQIQQRIQMQGGHPGMGSNQLHHHSSAHSLQSQPSFGSITSPTAYQPSPSQGPIGAAPSGHAQGFFDNSFRSPAAGGLGAVGAGVESLGRIREEDIPGIMDRLNINENRAAPSQFGAPGQPYNGQQQTQQTPQEAHEKQVQQMLQDRARLQQEQALHDQQQADEPQPAGNERLQQFQQLQGDVQGTDRFPPAQQKPASTMAQQVQTQDSSAAQSSMGSPIAPAQESAQQPKEPQSLTEQVQKAVSAKQSPAPQQPGLPQPFPPAPPQSPLPAPAAQRAGRQSVADQLQTESRDRSQTPSVDTPSVAIAPWAKEPTEAQKGPSLREIQEAEAKQAAEVEALAAAARKAQFEREMEAQAQAAAASLPGIPTSSTWGAGSPATPTGAVPAAWAKTSQKPSGPAASKTLAQIQKEEESRKRRQAAAAAAAQSQAAAISGASVLPVGKSYAGLAGKVPAPAPINTSTGAWTTVGASGKTKTPAPVCASTPVRTTSAALAPPQQAPAITRKTSARGAAAATQVNAQDEFRKWAVNRLRGDLKGVSPEDFVAQMLVLPLEMELITEAVHHCSNTIDSRHFAEEFIRRKRLADKGLVEAVKSASPAAGDKAGGWNEVAKKGPAKEAAKEDTANGNFRVVAAKKKGGKK from the exons ATGGCACATTCATTTGCATCCGCCGCTGCGGGCAGCCACTCCTCCCAAAACCCATCGCGAGATGCCACGTCAGACTG GTCGCGTAGGACGAATGGCGCGACACAGACCTTCCGTCGACCGTCAGGCGCCACCACCGCTACCCCCGGCCCTCAGCACAACGACCCCTCCGCCGCTTCGCTACCACCACGATATGTCCCGCCACATCGCAACGGCGTGCAACCGGAGCACTCTCGCTATAACAAAGACCAATTACTGGACGTCTACAAATCACAGCAGGGCGCGAATGGGGCACTGAATGAAGGATTGTCCGGCACATTCGTTGGAGCATGGCAGCCAGACACTGCGAACGGCAACTCCGCAGGCTGGGGCAGGACCGAACACAGTCGCGACAATCAACCAGGTCCGGATATCTGCTGGGACAAAGAGGGCAATAACGAGCCACTTGGCCTGGTAGAACTGGACGACGAGGAAAGAGAG ACTTTTGCATCGTCAGTCAACGGCCCGATCTCCACCACGAACAAAGGTGGTCAGCAGACCAACGGGGCCTCTGGGCGCAAGATCTCCATTTCTAACGCAGCTGGCACTCCCGGTGTTTACGGACTGCCTTCGCCCAGTGTTGCGCGTGGCGGCGGTCGTCGCCGAGAGGCGAGCGAGTCATATCCATTTCCTCCGAACAATGTATCATCACCTGGAGGCTACAACTGGGAGGACCAGCGCGCTGCTTCGCCACCTGCAGCACTACTGCGCAGGAGGACCGATTTGAATCTTAACAAACAAGACGACAAAGAGGGCGACGAAAAGAGTGCGTCTACGCCGCATGGTACGCTGAAGCGCAATCCGACAGGACCTTTATCTGCTGGATTTAATGCTCCATCTTCCCCTTGGTCCACAGGTCCGCAGAGTGCTGGAATAACTCCTATGGGTTCATTTGGAAACTTTGGCTTGGGAAGCAGTGGAAGTCAACAGGCTGTTGCAGGCGACAAACGTACAGGTCTTGGCTCTGGTAGAGTGGAAAGCAGATTCAAGAACTTACTGAGTAAGGACAGCAGCGAGGACATTGGACAGAGACCTCTGGAGAGGAAGACTAGTATGTCAAGTCTTGCGAGGGTCAACGAGAACGAGACCTGGCGTGGTCAAGAGCGGAACGAGCAGCGCAACGAGATCTTGGACGAAGTCGATGAGGATATGCCAACGGGAAGTGCAGCACTGGCTGCCGATGCCGATGTCAGTCCACCGCACCCACGACAAGGATTCCGCGGCTTCGGGACGCCAAGCCGTCAAGGCACTCAGGACGAATTAGGATTCGGCGCCTTTGGCATGACAACCGATAACACTCATGGGTTTGGTCAAGGACATTTGCCTGGCAGAGAAGGATTTCAGCAAACGCCAGCCCAACAACGTCTCAGTCAGCAAGTGGGCGGCAATGAGCCTATGAGTCCGACCGATACGAATCCATATCAATCACCCGAGCAGCACGGCGTCGACCGCATGACCGAAAACAATGGCGACGAAGGGCAAGATGCGCCCAACACTCAACTACCTGGACTGGGCCAGTTTGGTGGTGATCATCACCAGCAGCTTGGGCTGAATGGGCTTGGCGCGTTGCCGAACTTGGGACGTGCATTGGGCGCACAAGGCCCGGCTAGTGACAGAAGCCAAACCTCCAGCGTGGGCCCCAATCGAGGGTTCCCTGGCCTTGGTGGACTTGGTCAGTTGGGCAATCTATCCGGTGCTGCGGCATGGCCAGTGACCCAAGGAGGTTCAGGCACTCCGAACAGACAGACTGCTGGCATTTCCAACTCGTTCGGTGGCTCCATGTTCTCAAATCAGATGAACGACTTGAACTCGCCAAGTCTGTCTGGCTTAGGTGGTCCGTATGGCGGTAGTCGGATGGCCAGCATGTTTCCTCAAGCGATGCACGATCAAATGCGCCTTGGCGACAACGATGGAAACAGCGAGCGTGGCGGCCAGACATTTGGTGGGTTTGGTGATATGGGACGTTCTGTCGAAAGTCACTTTGCAAATCCAGGCTTTAGCCAGGGTCAGGAAGGTGGTGAAGGCCAATTCGGAGCTCCTGGGCAACATTCCCAGCAACCAATCGGCCAGCCACAAGATCACTCGCAAGCCCCGTCACATGCACAGAACCAGCTTCCAGGTAGTTCTGCCTCGAATCAACCACCAGCACCTCAACAGCGTACGATGGTCATGCCGGATAGAATGCGGTGGATCTACCGTGACCCTCAAGGACAGACTCAAGGGCCATGGACCGGCCTTGAGATGCACGACTGGTACAAAGCTGGGTTCTTCTCGCCTGAACTCTTGGTCAAGAAGTACGAAGATCCTGATTACGAGCCACTGGCTCAGCTGATTCGCCGAATCGGCAACTCTCGCGAGCCCTTCTTGGTCCCTCAGATAGGCATCCCACACGGTCCTGCCACCAATGCGCCTACTGCTTGGGCTGGCGCTGGTCCCGTGCCTGCTGCTGCCTCTGCAGGAGCGCCGGCGCCTACTCCAGCTGGAGCTCAACCACCCTTCGCGTCTAGCTTCCCAAGCTTCGGAACGACCTTGACCGCAGAGCAACAGAATGCCCTCGAGCGCAGGAAGCAGGAGGAGCAGTACCTGATGGCTAGACAGAAGGAGCATCTTGCGCAAGCTCAAATTCAACAGCGCATACAGATGCAAGGCGGACATCCTGGCATGGGCTCCAACCAACTGCACCACCACAGCAGCGCTCACAGTCTGCAGTCTCAGCCCAGCTTCGGTAGTATTACCAGCCCAACTGCATACCAGCCAAGCCCCAGCCAGGGACCGATTGGCGCTGCACCTTCTGGACATGCTCAAGGGTTCTTCGACAACTCTTTCAGATCGCCAGCAGCCGGTGGACTAGGTGCTGTTGGTGCCGGTGTCGAGTCGCTTGGTCGCATTCGTGAAGAGGACATTCCAGGTATCATGGATCGACTGAACATCAACGAGAATCGTGCAGCACCGAGCCAATTCGGTGCACCTGGACAGCCATACAATGGACAGCAGCAGACGCAACAAACTCCGCAAGAGGCTCACGAAAAGCAGGTCCAGCAGATGCTGCAGGATCGCGCCCGTTTACAGCAAGAACAAGCACTGCATGATCAGCAGCAGGCTGACGAGCCTCAGCCAGCCGGCAATGAACGTTTGCAACAGTTCCAGCAGCTTCAGGGCGATGTTCAAGGCACCGACAGATTCCCGCCAGCTCAACAGAAGCCTGCAAGCACCATGGCTCAGCAAGTCCAGACTCAGGATTCTTCTGCCGCACAAAGCAGCATGGGATCTCCAATCGCGCCAGCTCAAGAGTCTGCCCAGCAACCAAAGGAACCTCAATCCCTGACTGAGCAGGTCCAGAAGGCGGTCTCTGCCAAGCAGTCTCCTGCCCCACAACAGCCTGGTCTGCCTCAGCCATTTCCACCAGCGCCACCGCAGTCTCCGCTGCCAGCACCTGCTGCACAACGTGCTGGGCGCCAAAGTGTTGCGGATCAGCTCCAGACTGAGTCTCGAGATCGCTCGCAGACTCCTTCAGTCGATACGCCGAGCGTTGCCATTGCGCCTTGGGCAAAGGAGCCGACAGAAGCACAGAAGGGTCCTTCTTTGCGGGAGATACAAGAGGCCGAGGCGAAGCAGGCAGCTGAGGTCGAAGCACTCGCCGCAGCTGCAAGGAAGGCGCAATTCGAGCGTGAGATGGAAGCGCAGGCCCAAGCTGCCGCTGCCAGTCTGCCCGGCATTCCGACAAGCTCTACATGGGGAGCTGGTTCCCCTGCGACGCCAACCGGCGCTGTACCGGCTGCATGGGCCAAGACTTCTCAGAAGCCATCTGGACCTGCAGCATCAAAGACACTGGCTCAGATTCAAAAGGAAGAAGAGTCACGCAAGCGTCGACAGGCTGCCGCTGCGGCCGCTGCTCAATCACAAGCCGCCGCCATCAGTGGCGCCTCTGTGCTACCAGTTGGCAAGAGTTATGCCGGCCTAGCTGGCAAAGTACCTGCTCCAGCACCTATCAACACAAGCACCGGCGCATGGACTACAGTGGGCGCTAGCGGCAAGACCAAGACTCCTGCGCCCGTCTGTGCATCGACCCCCGTACGCACTACCAGCGCCGCTCTCGCGCCTCCACAACAAGCTCCAGCAATTACCAGAAAGACCTCAGCCAGAGGCGCGGCGGCCGCGACTCAGGTGAACGCTCAAGATGAGTTCCGAAAGTGGGCTGTCAACCGTCTTCGCGGCGACTTAAAGGGAGTGAGCCCTGAAGACTTTGTCGCTCAGATGCTTGTGTTACCTCTCGAGATGGAGCTCATCACTGAAGCTGTACACCACTGCTCCAACACTATTGACTCGCGTCACTTTGCAGAAGAGTTCATCCGCCGCAAGCGCCTCGCGGACAAGGGTCTTGTGGAAGCAGTGAAGAGTGCGTCGCCTGCTGCGGGTGATAAGGCCGGTGGATGGAATGAGGTTGCGAAGAAGGGTCCTGCGAAGGAAGCTGCGAAAGAGGATACCGCTAATGGTAACTTCAGGGTTGTTGCTGCTAAGAAGAAGGGTGGCAAGAAGTAG
- a CDS encoding L-pipecolate oxidase, whose translation MKTKNRVSGIVTTGIERHSAHLVLLACGGWTPSLLPEAENLLETTGGRVLSIQLPPNRKDLWDKYSEENFPVWSWNMGSYKVPGESIGGIYGMPRTPEGVVKVAFRGAKWTSYTRHTSTGEALSYPETGTDQIPAEAMRVIRTFVAENMPDLLELDLSNCRLCWYTDSVDNSFLIDYVPGTEGLVVASGGSGHGFKFLPVLGEHIVDVREEGHSLY comes from the coding sequence ATGAAGACCAAGAACCGCGTCTCCGGTATAGTGACCACCGGCATCGAACGGCACTCCGCCCATCTAGTCCTGCTAGCCTGCGGCGGCTGGACGCCCTCCCTCCTCCCCGAGGCTGAGAATCTCCTCGAGACGACAGGCGGGCGCGTCCTAAGCATCCAACTTCCACCTAACCGAAAAGACCTCTGGGACAAGTACAGCGAAGAGAACTTCCCCGTCTGGTCCTGGAACATGGGATCCTACAAAGTGCCCGGCGAATCCATCGGTGGGATCTACGGCATGCCAAGGACGCCGGAGGGGGTGGTCAAGGTAGCGTTTCGTGGTGCGAAGTGGACTTCTTACACACGGCATACTTCCACCGGCGAAGCACTATCGTACCCAGAAACGGGCACTGATCAGATCCCTGCCGAAGCAATGCGCGTCATCAGAACCTTCGTCGCAGAGAATATGCCCGACCTCTTGGAGCTGGATTTGTCGAATTGTAGGCTGTGTTGGTATACTGATTCGGTGGATAACAGTTTCCTAATAGACTACGTCCCGGGAACCGAAGGGCTCGTCGTGGCGAGTGGTGGGAGTGGGCATGGCTTTAAGTTCTTGCCTGTGCTGGGGGAGCATATTGTGGATGTCAGAGAGGAGGGACACAGCTTATACTAG
- a CDS encoding NADPH:adrenodoxin oxidoreductase, mitochondrial, translated as MTMILFAAVALSLDQHWEMLGRVAFVCRSCRQAGRNGTIKRRKVNQDGTKAYSTASTRQQPLHLAIIGSGPAGFYSAYRLLKALPDARIDMYEGLPSPYGLVRFGIAPDHPEAKKCADTLSDVAKYEGFNYIGNVPIGDGEGHLPLTSIAPHYDAICFAYGASKDKKLGVPGEELTGAHSARAFVGWYNGLPEYAGLDPDLGAGDTAVVIGQGNVALDVTRILFMPLGELRKTDISEHALQALSKSRVRNVKVIGRRGPLQAPYTIKELRELLQLRGLAFVPPPEGWQALLQVETKKLPRQLKRIAELLQKGSKETIEQAVNAWQLGYLRSPVEFLSKNGTDLAAIGFEQTEYVQHMSELMTGEPQHDLSALRGAKVRGTGRKGVVSAQLAFRSIGYESEALPGLDLLGVPFDSKKGIIPNDRYGRVLSPDLGPGGDLTAGHVPGMYCAGWVKRGPTGVIASTLDDAFTTADIIVDDWKKNVRFNEGVGEQKAGWEEVKKEAEKRSIRAVSWQDWEKIDAEEVKRGKDKGKEREKFRTVEEMLKVLDG; from the exons ATGACGATGATTTTGTTCGCCGCTGTCGCTCTTTCACTTGATCAACATTGGGAGATGCTTGGGAGGGTTGCATTTGTGTGTCGAAGTTGTCGACAAGCTGGTCGTAATGGCACGATCAAGAGGCGTAAAGTCAACCAAGATGGCACCAAAGCCTAcagcaccgcgagcacgcGACAACAACCGTTGCATTTGGCCATAATAGGATCTGGACCTGCTGGTTTCTACTCAGCATATCGACTACTCAAAGCATTGCCAGATGCGAGAATCGACATGTATGAGGGACTACCTTCTCCATATGGGCTTGTACGATTCGGCATTGCTCCAGATCATCCTGAAGCCAAA AAATGCGCAGATACCCTATCTGATGTCGCCAAGTACGAAGGCTTCAACTACATTGGCAACGTACCGATAGGCGACGGCGAAGGCCACCTTCCGCTGACCTCGATCGCACCACACTACGATGCCATATGCTTCGCGTACGGAGCGTCGAAAGATAAGAAATTGGGCGTGCCAGGCGAGGAATTGACTGGCGCACATTCGGCGAGAGCTTTTGTAGGGTGGTATAATGGCTTGCCAGAATATGCAGGCCTCGATCCAGATCTCGGGGCGGGAGATACTGCGGTAGTCATTGGCCAGGGCAATGTTGCCCTAGATGTGACAAGGATACTGTTCATGCCGCTGGGAGAGCTACGCAAGACCGACATCTCCGAACACGCTTTACAAGCTCTGAGCAAGAGCAGGGTGCGTAACGTCAAGGTCATCGGACGGCGAGGTCCGCTACAGGCGCCATACACGATCAAAGAGCTTCGTGAGTTGCTGCAGTTGCGAGGTCTGGCGTTTGTACCGCCTCCAGAGGGCTGGCAGGCCTTGCTACAAGTGGAGACGAAGAAGCTGCCACGCCAGCTGAAGCGCATTGCGGAGTTGCTGCAGAAAGGCTCGAAGGAAACTATCGAGCAAGCAGTCAATGCGTGGCAGCTGGGATATCTTCGTTCGCCTGTCGAGTTCCTTTCCAAGAACGGGACAGATCTTGCAGCTATTGGCTTCGAGCAGACAGAGTATGTTCAGCACATGTCAGAGCTCATGACAGGTGAGCCACAGCACGATCTGAGCGCTCTTCGTGGAGCAAAAGTGAGAGGGACAGGCAGGAAAGGCGTCGTTAGTGCACAGCTGGCCTTCCGATCGATAGGCTACGAGTCGGAAGCACTTCCTGGTCTTGACCTCCTGGGCGTACCATTTGATAGCAAGAAAGGCATCATCCCGAATGATCGCTATGGACGCGTCTTATCACCAGATCTTGGTCCTGGTGGAGATCTTACAGCAGGCCATGTTCCGGGCATGTACTGTGCGGGATGGGTCAAGCGCGGTCCAACAGGCGTCATTGCTAGTACGCTAGACGACGCATTCACTACTGCAGACATCATCGTCGATGACTGGAAGAAGAACGTTAGATTTAACGAAGGCGTTGGTGAGCAGAAGGCCGGCTGGGAAGAGGTCAAGAAAGAGGCGGAGAAACGAAGTATCCGCGCTGTCAGCTGGCAAGATTGGGAGAAGATTGACGCCGAGGAGGTGAAGCGAGGGAAAGACAAGGGCAAAGAGAGGGAGAAGTTCAGGACTGTCGAAGAGATGTTGAAGGTGCTGGATGGATAG